From Deinococcus aestuarii, the proteins below share one genomic window:
- a CDS encoding helix-turn-helix transcriptional regulator — protein sequence MTTSAPSTSPVVPRRYRLHCGIPALAAEIARRLQQFGWEACEEATLGLLIDGPWGVALQGLAQMSHGEWIVVTDNPCPEYWEDLWTGWPRGLLAGGHSVEHLAEALDRAASGESFRRTPQHDSPLTCPERRLLRLSAQGWENRRIAQELQLSEGTVRNGLCRVFEKLGFENRTQATLYYWGLWHLLELGPMREPTSNPV from the coding sequence ATGACCACATCTGCCCCATCAACATCCCCGGTGGTCCCACGCCGCTACCGCCTGCACTGTGGCATCCCCGCTCTCGCCGCTGAAATCGCGCGGCGCTTACAGCAATTCGGCTGGGAGGCCTGCGAAGAGGCTACCCTTGGCCTGTTGATTGACGGTCCCTGGGGTGTCGCCTTGCAAGGGCTGGCGCAGATGAGCCACGGAGAGTGGATCGTGGTCACCGATAACCCCTGCCCCGAATACTGGGAGGACCTGTGGACCGGCTGGCCGCGCGGTCTGCTGGCCGGAGGGCATAGCGTCGAGCATTTGGCCGAGGCACTTGACCGCGCCGCCTCAGGGGAGTCCTTCCGCCGCACGCCACAGCATGACAGCCCCCTGACCTGTCCGGAGCGCCGACTGCTGCGCCTCAGTGCCCAGGGCTGGGAGAACAGACGGATCGCCCAGGAACTCCAACTGAGTGAAGGCACCGTGCGCAACGGCCTGTGCCGCGTCTTCGAGAAGCTGGGCTTCGAGAACCGGACCCAGGCCACCCTCTACTACTGGGGCCTCTGGCACTTGCTTGAACTCGGTCCAATGCGGGAGCCGACTTCAAACCCCGTTTAG